A portion of the Glycine max cultivar Williams 82 chromosome 10, Glycine_max_v4.0, whole genome shotgun sequence genome contains these proteins:
- the LOC100305669 gene encoding uncharacterized protein LOC100305669 gives MVSANKEMVVHCFDTLLAHYNSTEAPPPAFDQAQHPLFVTWKKVVNGGDPRLRGCIGTLEARSLINGLKDYALTSALRDRRFPPIQVNELPLLECTVSLLTDYETANHYLDWEIEKHGIIIEFSDPVYNTRCSATYLPEVAANEGWTKTEAVDSLIRKAGYNGPITDELRMQIQLTRYQSTLFTMHYSEYVSYVKERRGEAPILAAKSPNY, from the exons ATGGTGTCGGCGAACAAGGAGATGGTCGTGCACTGCTTTGACACCCTCCTCGCTCACTACAACAGCACGGAAGCACCTCCTCCTGCCTTCGATCAGGCTCAACA TCCATTGTTTGTTACATGGAAGAAAGTGGTGAATGGTGGAGATCCTCGCCTTCGGGGATGTATTGGAACTCTGGAAGCACGCAGCTTGATCAATGGGCTCAAAGATTATGCGCTGACCAG TGCCCTCAGGGACCGGAGATTTCCACCCATACAAGTTAATGAGCTTCCGCTTTTGGAGTGTACAGTGTCCCTTCTTACTGACTATGAAACTGCTAACCATTACCTTGATTGGGAG ATAGAAAAGCATGGtataattattgaattttctgATCCTGTCTATAACACAAGGTGTAGTGCTACATACCTGCCTGAAGTGGCCGCCAATGAAG GTTGGACAAAAACCGAAGCCGTTGATTCTTTGATACGTAAAGCAGGGTACAATGGTCCAATAACCGATGAACTTAGGATGCAAATACAGCTAACCAGATACCAAAGCACCTTATTTACCATGCACTATAGTGAGTACGTCTCCTATGTGAAGGAGAGAAGAGGTGAAGCTCCTATTCTTGCGGCTAAATCACCCAACTATTGA